One genomic segment of Pedobacter endophyticus includes these proteins:
- a CDS encoding SusC/RagA family TonB-linked outer membrane protein: MKYKILLKKIFSSTFSHVMVATICITAIGTNKAKADGVGGNNPAGAKLLAFKTTDFQADIIITGKVTDDETKSPIPGVSVKVKGSTTTTVTDANGVYKISVPNQQAVLTFTYVGYDIQERTVGDVKNINIVLSSSQAKLDEVVVVGYGTQKKADVTGSVVRANLEDFRNAPTTNVASLLQGTVPGLNVGQVNRAGATPSINIRGQNTLGGNQNVLIILDGVQYNSSLTSINPDDIASIDVLKDASATAVYGAQAANGVILITSRKGTIGRTRISFSTQYATQKPNIDLKPMARDEYLDHIKYLYYDQAFLAPDFTQPNPAFDLVSKVDPSMKDASGNLLPNDFSWYDEATRTGSIIDNQLSVSGGTEKINYLLSGSITKNSGFINNDVQKRKTLRANIESKATDWLTVGLQSFGTFINEDGVEPNFENINLMSPLILPWDDNGNLRINPYNTNLTNPLLSYQADDYDRHNYFFANLYANVQLPIKGLTYRISFGNNYRLDLKYISSEYDANLTGQASKETTTYYDYTFDNLLTYNKTFGKHNFTGTLLYGSIERENSYTRAYSTGFSRLTLGYNNLQQGTNRFAVSNAWNEALNYQMFRLNYSYESKYLFTGTIRRDGFSGFAENNKYGIFPSLSVGWDISKEPFFKVNWVDNLKLRVGYGVAGNQTTRYSSLATVDVNAAYVFGDGGSTQFGQQVNSLSNPDLKWERTTGANVGLEFTVLKNRLSGVIEYYDTKTTDLLYSVNIPVVTGFGNILTNIGELRNKGFEVSLNSKNLNSGEFKWTSSLNFARNVNKVVKLLGDRNGDGVEDDLPQSGLFVGQPTAVIYDYRVNGIWQVGEQIPTGYSAGTYRIVDQNGDGVIDANDRTIIGSSAPAYRLSLLNNFQYKNFTLSVFLNSIQGGNKSYLANNTARIIRDDNAIRNNYLSGIDYWSPDNPNGKYPRSFVSATLNPPLFQNRSFVRLQDVSLSYKFSGKFVERLKLQNLNVFVSGKNLATWTSWDGWDPETNQGLTNNGRPVFKGYSVGLNVTF; encoded by the coding sequence ATGAAATATAAAATTCTACTAAAAAAAATCTTTTCGTCCACCTTTTCTCATGTTATGGTAGCCACCATTTGCATAACGGCAATTGGTACAAACAAGGCCAAAGCCGATGGAGTAGGCGGTAACAATCCTGCAGGCGCTAAGCTTTTGGCATTTAAAACTACGGATTTTCAGGCCGATATCATCATCACCGGTAAGGTAACAGATGACGAAACAAAATCGCCCATTCCCGGCGTTTCCGTTAAGGTTAAAGGCAGTACAACAACCACCGTTACCGATGCAAATGGCGTATATAAAATAAGCGTTCCGAACCAGCAAGCGGTACTTACGTTTACGTATGTGGGTTACGATATACAGGAACGCACAGTTGGCGATGTTAAAAATATCAATATTGTTTTAAGCTCCTCGCAGGCTAAATTAGATGAAGTAGTTGTTGTGGGTTATGGAACTCAAAAGAAGGCCGATGTAACCGGCTCCGTAGTAAGGGCAAATTTGGAGGATTTTAGAAACGCACCCACTACCAATGTGGCCAGTCTTTTGCAGGGAACCGTTCCCGGCTTAAACGTCGGTCAGGTTAATCGTGCCGGTGCAACCCCATCTATCAACATCAGGGGGCAAAACACTTTGGGCGGAAATCAAAATGTGCTCATCATTTTGGATGGGGTGCAGTACAACAGCTCGTTAACTTCCATCAATCCGGATGATATTGCATCAATCGATGTGTTAAAAGATGCCAGTGCAACCGCCGTATATGGGGCTCAGGCTGCAAACGGGGTTATTTTAATCACAAGTAGAAAAGGAACCATCGGCCGAACCCGGATTTCGTTTTCGACACAGTATGCTACACAAAAGCCGAATATAGATCTTAAGCCGATGGCAAGAGACGAATATTTGGATCATATTAAATATTTGTATTACGATCAGGCTTTTCTGGCGCCCGATTTTACCCAGCCCAACCCCGCCTTTGATTTGGTAAGCAAAGTAGATCCATCGATGAAAGATGCATCGGGAAACCTGCTGCCAAACGATTTTAGTTGGTACGATGAGGCCACACGAACGGGCTCGATAATAGATAATCAGCTAAGTGTATCAGGTGGAACAGAAAAGATCAATTACCTGCTTTCGGGGAGTATCACCAAAAACTCGGGCTTTATTAATAACGACGTACAGAAAAGAAAAACGCTTAGGGCCAATATAGAATCGAAGGCAACAGACTGGCTTACCGTTGGTTTGCAATCGTTCGGAACCTTTATTAATGAGGATGGGGTAGAGCCAAACTTCGAAAATATTAACCTCATGTCGCCATTAATTTTGCCCTGGGATGATAACGGAAACCTGAGGATCAACCCTTACAACACCAACTTAACAAACCCACTGCTGAGCTATCAGGCCGATGATTATGACCGCCATAATTATTTTTTCGCTAATCTATACGCCAATGTGCAATTGCCGATAAAAGGGCTTACTTACAGAATTAGCTTTGGCAACAATTACCGCCTCGATTTAAAATACATTTCGAGTGAGTATGATGCTAACCTGACCGGACAGGCTTCTAAAGAAACGACCACGTATTACGATTATACCTTTGATAACCTTTTAACCTACAACAAAACCTTTGGCAAGCACAACTTTACCGGAACATTGCTGTACGGCTCTATTGAGCGTGAGAATAGTTACACCAGAGCGTACTCAACGGGTTTTTCGAGGCTAACGCTCGGTTACAATAACCTGCAGCAGGGAACCAATCGCTTTGCCGTATCAAATGCCTGGAATGAAGCGCTCAACTATCAGATGTTCCGCCTAAACTACAGCTACGAAAGCAAATATTTGTTTACAGGTACAATCAGGAGAGATGGCTTTTCGGGCTTCGCAGAAAATAATAAATACGGTATATTTCCATCGCTATCAGTAGGTTGGGATATTTCGAAAGAACCATTTTTTAAGGTAAATTGGGTAGATAACCTGAAATTAAGAGTTGGTTATGGCGTAGCCGGAAACCAAACCACAAGGTACTCATCATTGGCAACGGTTGATGTAAACGCCGCTTATGTTTTTGGCGATGGCGGTTCAACGCAGTTCGGGCAGCAGGTAAACTCATTATCTAATCCCGACTTAAAATGGGAGCGTACTACAGGCGCCAATGTGGGCTTAGAATTTACGGTATTAAAAAACAGGCTATCAGGTGTTATCGAATATTATGATACCAAAACTACCGATCTACTTTATTCGGTAAACATTCCCGTAGTTACAGGTTTTGGCAACATTTTAACCAATATCGGCGAACTGAGAAATAAGGGTTTTGAAGTGTCTTTAAACTCCAAAAACCTGAACAGCGGCGAATTTAAATGGACATCGTCCCTAAACTTTGCCCGAAACGTAAACAAGGTTGTTAAGCTGCTTGGCGATCGGAATGGCGATGGTGTTGAAGATGATCTTCCGCAGAGCGGACTTTTTGTTGGGCAGCCAACTGCAGTAATTTACGATTATCGGGTAAACGGCATCTGGCAGGTTGGCGAGCAAATCCCAACGGGCTACTCAGCAGGAACCTATCGCATTGTGGATCAAAACGGCGATGGCGTAATCGATGCAAACGACAGAACAATTATAGGTTCGTCTGCACCAGCCTACAGGTTGAGTTTGCTCAACAATTTCCAGTACAAAAATTTTACGCTGAGCGTATTCCTAAATTCTATCCAAGGTGGAAATAAATCCTATCTGGCTAATAATACTGCAAGGATAATTAGAGATGACAACGCCATCAGAAACAATTACCTGAGTGGAATAGATTATTGGTCGCCAGACAACCCCAACGGCAAATATCCCCGCTCTTTCGTATCCGCAACATTAAACCCACCGCTGTTTCAGAACCGAAGTTTTGTAAGGCTGCAAGATGTATCGCTCTCGTATAAGTTTAGCGGAAAGTTTGTTGAGCGCCTGAAACTTCAAAACCTCAATGTGTTTGTAAGTGGCAAAAATCTGGCTACCTGGACAAGTTGGGATGGCTGGGACCCAGAAACCAATCAAGGTTTAACCAACAACGGAAGGCCGGTATTTAAAGGCTATTCTGTAGGGCTTAATGTTACATTTTAA
- a CDS encoding RagB/SusD family nutrient uptake outer membrane protein, with translation MKKITATIIIAITVLFFSCKQDFLDEKPLDFLSTTNAYISAQDFDAAVTNLYDRVRREFYNSGERRPFDYVFGCDLVFDGQPSVDRHTNMVAAYSPLSTEIPLIHWTSLYKIVSESNTILDRIPGSELSAADKTLMEARAKFFRGMAYRTLAYLYGGVPLNTTEVVSAKTDYARASKAEVIEQVITDLKFAAENLPAINAVRDGEINNLAAYHLLSEVYLAAGQFQNAADAASTVISNPNVGLMTARFGVKASDATKNVYWDLFQKGNQNRKNGTNKEALWVIQFETDVPGGAAVSTGISGSYQQERHFAPQFLTFRLSGSNVQPFLYPISDYTGGRGIGWAISTKYFSDVIWQSDFNNDLRNAPFNFVREFKVTNPAHPRFGQTISTINPPAGVTVPRRDFYAFQSKITTPGDHPDGMFQDKSQLLLKASAGGTYADQYMFRLAETYLLRAEAYLGLNQLDKAATDINAVRSRSNASPVLAANVNIDYILDERMRELGSEEKRRITLMRLGLVYDRVKKCNPYYNDVLPTYNLWPIPASEIERNNGTKLAQNPGY, from the coding sequence ATGAAAAAGATAACCGCTACCATTATAATTGCAATTACCGTTCTGTTTTTCTCTTGCAAACAAGATTTTTTAGATGAAAAACCGCTCGATTTTTTAAGTACAACCAACGCTTACATCAGTGCTCAGGATTTTGATGCTGCTGTAACTAATCTTTACGACCGCGTACGAAGAGAATTTTACAACAGTGGCGAAAGAAGGCCTTTTGATTATGTGTTTGGCTGCGATTTGGTTTTTGATGGCCAACCGTCGGTTGATAGGCACACCAATATGGTTGCCGCCTATTCGCCGCTAAGTACAGAAATCCCGTTAATCCACTGGACTTCGTTGTATAAAATCGTTTCAGAATCAAATACCATTCTCGATCGCATTCCGGGTTCTGAACTATCGGCTGCCGATAAGACATTAATGGAAGCCCGGGCTAAATTTTTCCGTGGCATGGCCTATCGCACACTCGCTTACCTGTACGGGGGCGTTCCGTTAAATACAACAGAAGTGGTTTCAGCAAAAACAGATTATGCACGCGCATCAAAAGCCGAAGTAATCGAGCAGGTGATTACCGACTTGAAGTTTGCCGCCGAAAATTTACCTGCCATAAACGCGGTTCGCGATGGCGAAATCAATAACCTTGCAGCGTATCACCTCTTATCCGAGGTTTATCTTGCCGCAGGGCAGTTTCAGAACGCTGCCGATGCCGCCTCTACGGTTATCAGCAACCCCAATGTTGGCTTAATGACAGCCAGATTTGGTGTTAAGGCATCAGATGCGACCAAAAATGTGTATTGGGATCTCTTTCAAAAAGGCAACCAGAACAGAAAAAATGGCACCAATAAAGAGGCACTTTGGGTAATTCAGTTCGAAACCGATGTTCCGGGTGGCGCTGCGGTTTCAACAGGCATTAGTGGCTCGTACCAGCAAGAAAGGCATTTTGCTCCGCAATTTCTCACTTTCAGGCTCTCGGGAAGTAATGTGCAACCGTTTTTATACCCCATTAGCGATTACACCGGGGGTAGGGGCATCGGCTGGGCCATATCTACCAAATACTTTAGCGATGTAATTTGGCAAAGTGATTTTAACAACGACCTCCGAAATGCGCCTTTCAATTTTGTTCGCGAGTTTAAGGTTACCAACCCTGCGCACCCCCGTTTTGGTCAAACCATTTCTACAATTAATCCGCCTGCGGGCGTTACCGTACCACGTAGAGATTTTTACGCTTTTCAATCCAAAATAACCACTCCCGGCGATCATCCGGATGGCATGTTTCAAGATAAATCGCAGTTGTTGCTCAAGGCCAGCGCCGGAGGCACCTACGCCGATCAGTACATGTTTAGGTTGGCAGAAACCTATTTGTTGCGGGCCGAAGCCTATTTGGGTTTGAACCAACTGGATAAGGCTGCTACCGACATTAACGCCGTGCGCAGCAGATCGAATGCATCGCCTGTGTTAGCGGCAAACGTAAACATCGATTATATTTTAGATGAACGCATGCGTGAACTGGGGTCCGAAGAAAAACGTAGAATAACATTGATGCGTTTGGGACTGGTTTACGATAGGGTGAAGAAATGCAATCCGTATTACAACGATGTTTTGCCGACTTACAATTTGTGGCCTATTCCCGCTTCAGAAATTGAACGGAACAATGGCACCAAACTGGCTCAAAACCCGGGGTATTAA
- a CDS encoding ligand-binding sensor domain-containing protein: protein MRSLLLFLLLFTCVFAVFTCKGQSHYFKQYQADDGLAHNSVNAIVQDRKGLIWIGTRGGLNRFDGYTFKTFKNEKSKFGNIGNNIIICLAEDKKGMLWVGTGRGIIKYDPYKEVFTPLQTAPQSYINAILIDRHNNLFFLANRALYKYVQKENKIIDLKTTASCIAVNNNGNILIGNDDGQLTTYNPNNGWRSTVRIIEKNVPSNLRSISKVFPIGNNEILVGCFKRGLKSYNSSTGVIKSLILKNSDNTDIYVRDITAGEKQEYWVATESGIYIYNLATNTSQLLRKRPGDPYSIPDNAVYTVCRDNEGGMWAGTYFGGLSYFSKNNARFEKYYPLLGTNSISGNAVREICPDNKGDLWIGTEDAGVNKFNPKTGQFTNYTANGKPGDLSYPNIHGLLAYGNQLFVGPFLHGMEILDIKKGTVINRFKTIGEPNEETSDFVLSIYLSKDSTIYVGTGYNMGSGLFIFNKERKTFKRVKQIPTNSYVYDIREDRFGNIWTGSVSDGAYYYHPKTGKHGNITFGDKVNGKSVHEFPVCGIMEDSNKAMWFTTEGNGLIRLSPDRKVLKKFTTENGLPTNILFRALEDNSKHLWISSLKGLICFDLQTEKFKIYTKSNGLITDQFNFSSAYKDATGRMYFGSVRGMISFNPKDFEHKDKAPPTFITGFQINDKEVFPNVEDSPLTRSISYTDSIELAYDQNSFSIEFAALNYSSPEVTRYEYMMQGLDQATTYLNNNRKAYFTDLSPGNYTFLVRAKSNIGSWTGQERRLFIKIRPPFWESITAYVCYLLLIATALFFAIRYYHRYIERKNRNKLRLFEHEKEKEIYQAKIEFFTNIAHEIQTPLTLILGPVEMMIEDAEEQPLKDSLLMVEKNANRLAKLTNQLLDFRKTEMHQFGLNFVNTNINKLLKEQIDAFRQEAQKSKIVLELELPEKNVIAFTDREALIKICNNLISNAIKYGSSVVSVILSLPDENAGLFTITFTNDGRGIPQQYQSQVFEPFFRLYGKDKPGTGIGLSLAKSLTELHNGSLNLESEANKVVFKLTLPIHQEFEFKLSSWKKIK from the coding sequence ATGCGGTCCCTATTATTATTTCTGTTGTTGTTTACTTGCGTTTTTGCAGTTTTTACCTGCAAAGGGCAATCTCATTACTTTAAGCAGTACCAGGCAGATGATGGGCTTGCGCATAATTCTGTAAATGCGATTGTCCAGGATAGAAAGGGCCTGATTTGGATTGGAACACGCGGAGGCTTAAATCGTTTTGACGGCTACACGTTTAAAACCTTCAAAAACGAAAAAAGCAAGTTCGGGAATATTGGCAATAACATTATTATCTGTCTTGCCGAAGATAAAAAAGGCATGTTGTGGGTAGGTACCGGCCGCGGAATAATTAAATACGATCCTTATAAAGAGGTTTTTACACCCCTGCAAACTGCACCGCAAAGCTACATCAACGCCATATTGATCGACCGCCACAATAATTTATTTTTTCTGGCTAACCGGGCACTTTATAAATACGTTCAAAAAGAAAATAAAATAATCGATTTAAAAACAACAGCTTCGTGTATTGCGGTTAACAATAACGGCAACATCTTAATAGGCAACGATGATGGGCAGCTGACTACCTATAACCCGAACAACGGATGGAGAAGTACGGTGAGAATTATCGAAAAAAATGTGCCTTCAAACCTTCGATCTATCAGTAAAGTATTCCCTATTGGCAACAACGAAATTTTAGTGGGCTGCTTTAAACGCGGACTTAAAAGTTACAATAGCAGCACCGGCGTAATCAAATCGCTCATTTTAAAAAACAGCGATAATACCGATATCTATGTTCGCGATATTACTGCGGGCGAGAAGCAAGAATATTGGGTGGCAACAGAATCGGGCATTTACATTTACAATTTGGCCACCAACACCAGTCAACTATTACGCAAACGCCCCGGCGATCCTTATTCTATTCCAGATAACGCCGTTTATACGGTTTGCCGTGATAACGAGGGGGGCATGTGGGCCGGCACCTATTTTGGCGGACTGAGCTACTTTTCGAAGAACAATGCGAGGTTTGAAAAGTATTACCCCCTGCTGGGCACCAATTCCATTTCGGGGAATGCGGTAAGGGAGATTTGCCCGGATAATAAGGGCGACTTGTGGATCGGTACGGAAGATGCGGGCGTAAACAAGTTTAACCCCAAAACAGGCCAGTTTACCAATTATACGGCCAACGGTAAGCCGGGCGATTTATCGTACCCCAACATCCACGGCCTGCTAGCATATGGCAACCAACTTTTTGTAGGGCCGTTTTTGCACGGAATGGAAATCCTCGACATTAAGAAGGGCACTGTGATTAATCGTTTTAAAACCATTGGCGAACCGAATGAAGAAACGAGCGATTTTGTGCTTTCTATTTATCTTTCAAAAGATAGCACCATATATGTTGGCACGGGCTATAATATGGGTTCGGGGCTTTTTATCTTTAATAAGGAGCGAAAAACTTTTAAACGGGTAAAACAAATCCCTACAAACTCGTACGTGTATGACATCCGCGAAGATCGGTTTGGCAATATCTGGACGGGTAGCGTATCTGACGGCGCCTATTACTATCACCCGAAAACCGGTAAGCATGGCAATATTACTTTTGGCGATAAGGTAAACGGGAAAAGCGTACACGAGTTTCCGGTATGCGGTATTATGGAAGATAGCAACAAGGCCATGTGGTTTACTACAGAGGGCAATGGTTTGATCAGGCTGAGTCCCGACCGAAAGGTGCTGAAAAAGTTCACCACCGAAAACGGCCTGCCAACAAACATCCTGTTCAGGGCTTTGGAAGATAATTCGAAACACCTGTGGATTAGCTCACTGAAAGGATTGATCTGTTTCGACCTCCAAACGGAGAAATTTAAGATCTATACCAAATCAAATGGCTTAATTACCGATCAGTTTAACTTTAGTTCGGCTTATAAAGATGCAACAGGCCGAATGTACTTTGGTTCGGTAAGGGGAATGATCTCTTTTAACCCGAAAGATTTTGAGCATAAGGATAAGGCACCACCAACGTTTATTACCGGTTTTCAGATCAATGATAAAGAGGTTTTCCCCAACGTTGAAGATAGCCCGCTAACGAGGTCCATTTCGTATACCGATTCTATTGAGCTTGCGTACGATCAGAATAGTTTCAGCATCGAATTTGCCGCATTGAATTATTCATCGCCCGAGGTTACGCGGTACGAATACATGATGCAGGGTTTAGATCAGGCTACCACGTATCTCAACAATAACAGAAAAGCCTATTTTACCGATCTATCTCCGGGCAATTATACTTTTTTGGTAAGAGCAAAAAGCAATATTGGCAGCTGGACAGGTCAGGAGCGGCGTTTATTCATCAAAATTCGCCCACCATTTTGGGAAAGTATTACGGCTTATGTGTGTTATTTGTTGCTGATTGCCACGGCATTGTTTTTTGCTATACGTTACTATCACCGTTACATCGAACGCAAAAACAGGAACAAGCTAAGGCTGTTTGAGCACGAAAAGGAAAAAGAGATTTATCAGGCCAAAATAGAATTTTTCACAAATATTGCCCACGAGATACAAACGCCCTTAACGTTGATATTGGGGCCGGTTGAAATGATGATTGAGGACGCGGAAGAACAACCTTTAAAAGACAGCTTACTGATGGTAGAAAAAAATGCCAATCGCCTGGCGAAGCTTACCAATCAGCTGCTCGATTTCCGCAAAACAGAGATGCACCAGTTCGGGCTGAACTTTGTAAACACCAATATAAACAAGCTGCTTAAAGAGCAAATAGATGCCTTTAGGCAAGAGGCCCAAAAGAGCAAAATTGTGCTCGAGCTTGAACTGCCTGAAAAAAACGTAATTGCATTTACCGACAGAGAAGCGCTGATTAAGATCTGTAACAACCTCATTTCTAATGCAATTAAGTACGGCAGTAGCGTTGTTAGCGTCATTTTATCTTTGCCTGATGAAAATGCCGGGCTATTTACCATTACGTTTACAAATGATGGCCGGGGAATACCGCAACAATATCAATCGCAGGTATTCGAGCCGTTTTTTAGGTTGTATGGCAAAGATAAGCCGGGAACGGGAATAGGGCTTTCGCTCGCGAAATCGTTAACGGAATTACATAACGGTTCGTTAAATTTGGAAAGTGAGGCAAACAAAGTGGTATTTAAGTTAACCTTACCCATTCACCAGGAGTTTGAATTTAAATTGAGTAGTTGGAAAAAGATAAAGTAA
- a CDS encoding response regulator transcription factor → MEKDKVNMSDTILIVDDNEDILEFLTKVFTKTYKLHLATSGEAAQQLLEKENVDLIISDIMMPGIDGFELCKSIKSNVEFCHIPIILLTSKNTYKANIEGLEVGADLYVNKPFSPQLLRVQVANLLQNRLKIKAHIASSPFEDVRVVANSKTEEAFLKRLDEYVRKNIQDPYLDIDQLAEHMHMSRPTLYRKIKAISSLSPKELIDVTRLKKATKLIAQNEFTFFEIAKMVGFGSQSLFNKNFLRYFKVSPQEYMNSLSKDAGDS, encoded by the coding sequence TTGGAAAAAGATAAAGTAAACATGAGCGATACGATTTTAATTGTTGATGATAATGAGGATATCCTTGAATTTTTGACAAAGGTTTTTACAAAAACCTACAAGCTGCACCTGGCCACGAGTGGAGAGGCTGCTCAACAACTCTTAGAAAAGGAAAACGTAGATCTTATCATTTCTGATATTATGATGCCCGGCATTGATGGCTTTGAGCTCTGCAAATCGATTAAATCGAACGTTGAGTTTTGCCATATACCGATTATATTGTTGACATCGAAAAACACGTATAAAGCAAATATAGAGGGCTTAGAAGTTGGCGCAGACCTGTATGTTAACAAGCCTTTTTCGCCGCAATTGTTGCGTGTACAGGTGGCCAACCTGCTTCAAAATCGCTTAAAAATAAAGGCCCATATTGCCAGTTCGCCCTTTGAGGATGTACGGGTGGTTGCCAACTCCAAAACCGAAGAAGCATTTTTGAAAAGACTTGATGAGTATGTGCGCAAGAATATTCAAGATCCCTATCTGGATATCGATCAACTGGCAGAGCACATGCACATGAGCCGACCTACGCTTTACCGCAAAATAAAAGCAATATCGTCGTTATCGCCGAAAGAATTGATCGATGTTACCCGACTTAAAAAAGCGACCAAATTGATTGCTCAAAATGAATTTACCTTTTTTGAGATTGCAAAAATGGTGGGTTTCGGTTCCCAAAGTCTGTTTAATAAAAACTTTTTAAGGTATTTTAAGGTATCGCCACAAGAATATATGAATTCGCTTAGTAAGGATGCCGGGGATAGTTAG